One Pagrus major chromosome 11, Pma_NU_1.0 genomic region harbors:
- the abhd8b gene encoding protein ABHD8: MLTSFMEGLLCCLSSKSANVVVPVETSEPADGYEFVEVKPGRVLRVRHIIPDRPVLEEPTGLGGSVSCKRKITVYRNGQLFIENLGDRASAELKNCQNGDTEPNSTVEVELTDCGNSSPAVSIPESRRESVTAGKDEAAEAGAGGEAPAGGQTDQSQQPRKRRRRPKRTVVIDCERKITACKGTHQDVALFFIHGVGGSLDIWGSQLDFFSRLGYEVIAVDLAGHGASSAPQIAAAYTFYALAEDMRLIFKRYARKRNILIGHSYGVSFCTFLAHEYPEQIHKMVMINGGGPTALEPSLCSIFNLPTCVLHCLSPLLAWSFLKAGFARQGAKEKQLLKDNNAFNVSSFVLRAMMSGQYWPEGDEVYHAELTVPILLVHGMHDKFVPIEEDQRMAEILLMGFLKVLQDGSHMIMMECPEAVNTLLHEFFLWEPAAPPPPKKENKTRPETAKAQSDSTKATSEPSKVRPATARQTSSNGGTGE, encoded by the exons ATGCTGACCAGCTTTATGGAGGGTCTTCTCTGCTGCCTGAGCTCAAAGTCAGCCAACGTTGTGGTTCCTGTAGAAACCTCAGAACCAGCTGATGGCTACGAGTTTGTGGAGGTGAAACCAGGCCGCGTCCTGCGGGTTCGACATATCATCCCTGACCGGCCAGTGTTGGAGGAGCCCACTGGGCTGGGTGGGAGTGTCAGCTGCAAACGAAAGATCACAGTATATCGTAACGGGCAGCTATTCATTGAGAACTTGGGAGACAGGGCAAGTGCAGAGCTGAAAAACTGCCAAAATGGAGATACAGAACCCAACAGCACTGTAGAGGTTGAACTGACAGACTGTGGTAACTCCTCACCGGCCGTCAGCATCCCAGAGTCCAGGCGTGAGTCCGTCACGGCTGGAAAAGACGAGGCAGCtgaagcaggagcaggaggagaggcaCCGGCTGGTGGACAGACTGACCAGTCGCAGCAGCCCAGAAAGCGCAGGCGGAGACCCAAGCGCACTGTGGTGATCGACTGTGAGAGGAAGATAACAGCCTGTAAAGGGACTCATCAAGACGTGGCTCTGTTCTTCATTCATGGAGTGGGAGGCTCATTGGACATCTGGGGAAGCCagttggatttcttctccaggCTGGGCTATGAGGTGATTGCTGTGGACCTGGCGGGTCATGGAGCCAGCTCAGCACCACAAATAGCTGCTGCATACACTTTCTACGCTCTGGCTGAGGATATGAGACTTATCTTCAAGAGATATGCACGCAAGAGGAATATTCTCATAGGACATTCTTATGG TGTGTCGTTCTGTACCTTCCTGGCCCACGAGTATCCGGAACAGATccacaagatggtgatgatcaACGGAGGTGGTCCCACCGCTCTGGAGCCGAGTCTCTGCTCCATCTTCAACCTGCCCACCTGTGTGCTTCACTGCCTCTCCCCGCTGCTGGCGTGGAGCTTTCTCAA GGCTGGCTTTGCACGGCAGGGTGCCAAGGAGAAGCAGCTACTGAAAGACAACAATGCCTTCAATGTGTCGTCCTTTGTGCTGCGCGCCATGATGAGTGGGCAGTACTGGCCTGAGGGGGACGAGGTCTACCACGCTGAACTCACAGTGCCCATCCTGCTGGTTCATGGCATGCACGACAAGTTTGTTCCGATTGAAGAGGACCAGCGCATggcagag ATCCTCCTCATGGGCTTCCTGAAGGTCCTGCAGGACGGTAGTCATATGATCATGATGGAGTGTCCTGAGGCTGTCAACACACTCCTGCATGAGTTCTTCCTCTGGGAGCCGGCCGCACCGCCGCCGCCAAAGAAAGAGAACAAAACACGTCCAGAGACTGCCAAGGCCCAATCTGACAGCACCAAGGCTACATCTGAGCCCTCCAAGGTCCGACCTGCGACTGCTAGGCAAACCTCATCAAACGGTGGCACAGGGGAGTAG
- the ptprc gene encoding receptor-type tyrosine-protein phosphatase C: MAGLFGLKILLLWAGIIGLANCNNSTDVKTTSPPRTMTNSTLPSVTSQSVITSPPRTMTDSTLPSVTSKSVITSPTSTMTAAPVMSSTSSALKPPRTSPTLTSNSSIQAFNSTTVSASPSPANTSHSLTTTSPSTSNRTQNETSPAITTPTTTVNASTTAGPPVTPPPLCSYTVTPIDFGLQITITSSSRGNYIIKINEGGQHETEETFNIEHNQTSSRDIKHLKPCTEYEHNVTFNNGTGQTPCSSSTGQKTRTSSMSQSDITDISDPASCIPGYVCYQSEWDISSSMSTSDDIPAELCTSDSKTFCIKPGFNDICSDLTTNFTSGNCSSFSLTKSITVGFLIQSEINSRVQPELPAKINTTLPSKCHLTTNYTCQENGQIEELSKLKSFTNYSCIGHIKDINNDIIINTTDIPVRIDCDLKVTYKEKRATNTSIHLSWTTSSTNCQAVLQTLPELSKLSYVCSCSPTHNKQKWVTGFAVYKDPQGGTCEIDGLEPYTDYTCKVQPKYNNNPVGKSPEVTQETEIGVPDAVTSLSLSIPENNEIKVICVPGGSFNGPHRKYRARLYPGGDSKEPLERNKCDFEFKDLSYFTTYTVKVTAFNGKYESSPITEIVHTKYNDKALIGFLVFLIIVTTIALLVVIYKIYILKRRKSHDLSENMMLISAGNDEENLLPVEPIAAEVLLEAYKRKLADEGRLFLAEFQSIPRIFSRYSVKEAKKPCNVPKNRYVDILPYDYNRVQLTTGNGETGCDYINASFIDGYKESKKYIAAQGPKDETVSDFWRMVWEQQSSIIVMVTRCEEGNRVKCAQYWPSPQRETEIFEEFIVKLNSEDYCPDYTIRHLSLSNKRDKNSEREVTHIQFMSWPDHGVPDEPHLLLKLRRRVNAFKNFFSGPIVVHCSAGVGRTGTYIGIDAMMEGLEAEGRVDIYGYVVRLRRQRCLMVQVEAQYILIHQALLEHNQFGETEFNLPELHSTLSTLKGKSSGNEPTLMEDEFERLPTYKNWRTFNTGITEDNKKKNRSSSVIPYDYNRVLLKVDEGHSRESDPDEDEEEESSDEEDEESTKYINASHLNGYWGPRAFIASQTPLPDTMADFWSMVYQKKASTIVMLSDCSEGDRSDSVYWDKEKKTFGEIEVEVASTDTSPTLITRNMLIRHVKRKESRPVKHFEFLKWSSGELPEKPQDLTDMIKDIKQSCGSSKSQRSIPVVVHCNDGSSRSGIFCALWNVLDSADNEKLIDVFQVAKTLRKERQGMVSSLEQYQFLYDALEGVFPVQNGEVKAPQASAAIEIVNETKAAEQPAEEKEEQPASTTSNSQQGAAESAPLVADGEKEVQKKEPEEFSSTPTETTPLEDTSNGPTVTAEV; the protein is encoded by the exons ATGGCAGGTCTCTTCGGTCTGAAGATCCTGCTGCTTTGGGCTGGAATCATCGGTTTGGCCAACT GTAACAACTCAACAG ATGTTAAAACCACCTCACCTCCACGCACCATGACAAATTCCACTTTACCTTCAGTAACCAGCCAGTCTGTCATCACCTCACCTCCACGCACCATGACAGATTCCACTTTACCTTCAGTAACCAGCAAGTCTGTCATCACCTCACCTACAAGCACCATGACAGCAGCTCCTGTCATGTCTTCAACCAGCTCAGCCCTCAAACCTCCACGCACCTCGCCTACCCTCACCTCAAACTCCTCAATTCAAGCATTCAATTCCACTACCGTGTCTG CCAGTCCTTCTCCTGCAAACAcctcacactcactcaccacCACTTCACCCAGCACGTCAAACCGCACTCAAAACGAGACCTCACCTGCAATCACCACGCCCACCACCACAGTGAACGCCTCCACCACAG CAGGCCCACCAGTCACTCCACCTCCACTGT gttCTTACACTGTTACACCCATCGACTTTGGCCTCCAGATTACCATTACAAGCTCTTCCCGTGGTAACTACATCATAAAGATTAATGAAGGGGGGCAACATGAGACTGAAGAGACATTCAACATTGAGCACAATCAAACCTCATCACGTGACATCAAACACCTGAAGCCCTGTACTGAATATGAGCATAATGTGACATTTAATAATGGCACTGGACAAACACCCTGTAGCAGCAgcactggacaaaaaacaagGACATCTAGCATGA GTCAAAGTGACATTACAGACATCAGCGACCCTGCATCATGCATCCCTGGATATGTTTGTTACCAGAGTGAATGGGACATCAGCTCCTCAATGTCAACATCAGATGATATTCCAGCTGAGTTGTGTACAAGTGACAGTAAAACATTCTGCATCAAACCTGGTTTCAATGATATTTGCTCAGATTTGACTACAAACTTCACTTCGGGAAACTGTTCTTCCTTCAGCCTCACCAAAAGCATCACTGTTG GTTTCTTAATTCAAAGTGAGATAAATTCAAGAGTTCAACCTGAACTTCctgcaaaaataaacacaacattaccTTCAAAGTGTCATCTCACCACTAATTACACCTGTCAGG AAAATGGACAAATCGAGGAATTGTCTAAGCTGAAGTCCTTCACAAACTACAGCTGTATCGGTCACATTAAGGACATCAACAATGACATCATAATAAACACAACTGATATCCCTGTCAGGATTGACTGTG ATCTTAAAGTAACCTACAAGGAGAAGAGAGCAACCAACACCTCCATCCATTTGAGTTGGACCACGAGCAGTACCAACTGTCAAGCTGTTCTTCAAACACTTCCAGAGCTTTCAAAACTTTCTTACGTCTGCAGCTGCTCACCTACtcacaacaaacagaaatggGTGACTGGGT TTGCAGTTTACAAAGATCCACAAGGAGGAACATGTGAGATTGATGGACTGGAACCATACACCGACTACACCTGTAAAGTCCAACCCAAATACAACAACAACCCCGTGGGTAAATCACCTGAAGTTACACAGGAAACTGAGATTGGAG TACCAGATGCTGTTACTTCACTGTCGCTGTCTATTCCAGAGAATAATGAGATTAAAGTAATCTGTGTTCCTGGAGGAAGTTTTAATGGACCTCACAGGAAATACCGTGCACGTCTTTATCCTGGTGGTGACTCTAAGGAGCCGCTTGAAAGAaacaaatgtgattttgaaTTCAAAGATCTGAGCTATTTTACCACCTACACAGTGAAG gtGACTGCTTTCAATGGAAAATATGAGAGCAGCCCAATCACAGAGATTGTTCACACAAAGT ACAATGACAAAGCACTGATTGGGTTTCTGGTCTTCCTCATCATCGTCACGACTATTGCTCTGCTTGTTGTCATCTACAAGATTTACATTCTGAAGCGCAGGAAGTCCCA TGATTTGAGTGAAAACATGATGCTTATTTCGGCAGGAA ATGATGAGGAGAACCTGCTGCCTGTTGAGCCAATCGCAGCAGAGGTCCTGCTGGAAGCCTACAAGAGAAAGCTCGCTGATGAGGGGAGACTTTTCCTGGCTGAGTTTCAG AGCATCCCAAGAATTTTCTCAAGGTACTCTGTGAAAGAGGCCAAAAAGCCCTGCAATGTACCCAAGAACCGCTACGTGGACATCCTGCCAT ATGATTACAACCGAGTCCAGCTGACCACCGGGAATGGAGAGACAGGATGTGACTACATCAATGCCAGCTTCATTGAT GGGTACAAGGAATCCAAAAAGTACATTGCAGCTCAAG GGCCAAAGGATGAAACTGTGAGTGACTTCTGGAGGATGGTCTGGGAGCAGCAGTCCTCTATCATTGTCATGGTAACACGCTGTGAAGAGGGAAACAGG GTCAAGTGTGCGCAGTACTGGCCGTCACCACAGCGAGAGACGGAGATCTTTGAGGAGTTTATTGTGAAGCTGAACTCAGAGGACTACTGCCCGGATTACACCATCCGACATCTCAGCCTAAGTAAT aagAGGGACAAGAACTCAGAGAGGGAGGTGACCCACATCCAGTTCATGAGTTGGCCAGACCACGGCGTCCCAGACGAGCCACATCTCCTGCTGAAACTGAGACGGCGTGTCAATGCTTTCAAGAATTTCTTCAGTGGCCCCATCGTCGTTCACTGCAG CGCTGGAGTCGGCAGGACAGGCACCTACATTGGCATCGATGCCATGATGGAGGGTCTGGAGGCGGAGGGCAGAGTGGACATCTACGGCTACGTGGTCAGACTCCGCAGACAGAGATGTCTAATGGTTCAAGTTGAG GCCCAGTACATCCTGATCCACCAGGCGCTGCTGGAGCACAATCAGTTCGGAGAGACTGAGTTCAACCTGCCTGAGCTTCACAGCACACTGAGCACGCTAAAAGGGAAGAGCTCAGGCAATGAGCCCACCTTAATGGAGGATGAGTTTGAG AGACTCCCCACCTATAAAAACTGGAGGACATTCAACACTGGGATTACAGAagacaacaagaaaaagaaTCGCTCTTCATCCGTCATCCCAT ATGACTACAACCGAGTGTTGCTGAAGGTCGATGAAGGACACAGTCGGGAGAGTGACcctgatgaggatgaggaggaagagtcatcagatgaggaggatgaggagtcCACTAAGTACATCAATGCCTCCCACCTAAAT GGTTACTGGGGCCCACGCGCCTTCATCGCATCACAAACTCCGCTGCCAGACACCATGGCTGACTTCTGGTCGATGGTTTACCAGAAGAAAGCGTCTACTATTGTCATGCTCTCAGACTGCAGTGAAGGAGATAGG TCTGACTCTGTCTACtgggacaaagaaaagaaaacgttTGGTGAAATTGAGGTGGAGGTGGCGAGCACAGACACCTCCCCAACTCTCATCACCCGCAACATGCTGATCCGTCACGTCAAG aggaaagagagtCGGCCTGTGAAACACTTCGAGTTCCTGAAGTGGTCGAGCGGAGAGCTGCCGGAGAAACCTCAGGATCTGACAGACATGATCAAGGACATCAAGCAGAGCTGTGGCAGCAGCAAATCACAGAGGAGCATTCCTGTCGTGGTCCACTGCAA TGATGGCTCGTCCCGTTCAGGGATCTTCTGTGCTCTGTGGAACGTGCTGGACAGCGCCGACAATGAGAAGCTGATTGATGTTTTCCAGGTGGCCAAAACTCTTCGCAAGGAGAGGCAGGGCATGGTCTCCAGCCTG GAACAGTACCAGTTCTTGTATGACGCACTGGAGGGGGTCTTCCCTGTCCAGAACGGGGAAGTGAAAGCACCACAGGCCTCTGCAGCCATCGAGATTGTCAATGAAACcaaagcagcagagcagccagctgaggagaaggaagagcagCCAGCCAGCACTACCAGCAacagccagcagggggcagcagagagcGCTCCTCTTGTGGCTGATGGAGAGAAGGAAGTCCAAAAAAAGGAGCCTGAAGAGTTTTCCAGCACTCCCACTGAGACTACACCACTGGAGGACACCAGCAATGGTCCCACTGTCACTGCGGAGGTCTGA